GTGGGCAGGGGGTCTGTTTTGTCGATTCTAACGGGGAGTGGCGGGGGGCCTGGTCGGATCCCACGGCTGAGGGTCCGGGGAAAGGCCGGGAGGGGGGTTCGGGGAGCGGCCGGGAGGGGGACTCGGAAGAGCCTGGAGAGGGTCTCGGAGGAGCCGGGAAAGGGTCTCGGAGGAGCCGGGAGAGGGTCTCGGAGGAGAGTCCCGGCGAGGGCGTCTCACCATCCGAACCGACTTGGAGGCGTCCGCCCGCCCGGGCATACTGGCCCCATGCTCACGCACCAGACCTACGTCTTTACCTATGGCAACCGGCCCACCGGCTGCCATGGTCGTGCTGCTTGAGCAACTGACAAGCGACTTCCCAGGCGCCCCGGGCCGACAAGGCCCGGGGCGTCTGCCGTTTCCGGACCTTGCCGCTCCGGGGCACCCCACCTCACGAGGAGCCCCACCATGAGCGACGTACTCGACAAGACCGGCGCCCGGACCGACGCGGCCGCGGACGTGATCAGCGGCGCGCGCGAGCGGATCGACGCCCTCGACGACCGCATCATCGGCCTCCTCCAGGAACGCATGGCCGTCTCCGCCGTGATCCAGGAGGCCCGCATCTCCTCCGGCGGCCGCCGAGTGAACCTCTCCCGCGAGATGGAGGTCCTCAGCCACTACAGCGACGCCCTCGGCAAGCCCGGCACGTCGCTGGCGATGATCCTGCTCGAGCTGTGCCGGGGTCGTATCTGAGTTCGGCCGCGCTCTCACCCGTACGGCGCGTGACCGGCCCGCCGGGGGCTTCGTTGGTCCCGATGTCCGTGTCAGCCAGGGGCGGGCCCGAAAAAACCACGCGTGGCTTCGCTGGAGCGATGAGACGTACGGATCGTGCCGTGTGTCGTGGGACCTCGCTCCAGAGTTGTGACCGGACGGCAGGGGACAGCAGCCCGGTCACTCAAGAACGGTCGGCTCCGGGGACGCTCGGGGCCGACCGGCGGAATCTGTTCAGAGGCGGTCGAAACGGTTGCGTAGGCCGCGGCCCATCCAGCACGATGCAAGAACAAACCGTGCTGCCGGATATTCGGGCAGCCGTGAGAGAAGCTCGCACCCCGAGCCTCAACCCCCAAGTCCCACAACAGAACCTCGCATTCCACTGCCTGACTGCCATTGGTCCACACCAAGCGCGCGCCCCGTGCGCGCCGGGGCGGCGACCGACGGCGCACCGGTGGTACGCGAACCAGCGGCGCAACCCCCCGGCGCCGCTTCCCAGGCACCGGCGCTGCCCTGACGCTGGTGCTGACGGAGAAGGGCCCCGCGGATCCGTCCCGCGGGGCCCTTCGCTTTTGCCACACCACTCACATCAGCCTCATGAACATTCATGAACCTCATGTGACCCACCCCACATAAAGATTCCGTGAGTCCGAGGACAACCATTTTCGGACTTCACCGGTCACACCTGCAGAACCAACGGCCACACCCGCGCCCCACACGCGGAGGCCTCCTCCATTCGCGTGCTGCGACGACGTGGCACACCGGACTTCCCGAGGTCTTCATGAAGCTTCGCCGTGCCTTCGCCGCCGCGGCCGCGACGGCTGTCATAGCCCCGCTGGCCCTGCTGTCGGCGCCGGCCGCGTTCGCGAGCGACGAGACGCCGACCGTGGCGGAGAGCACCCCTGCCGCGCAGGACAGCACTCCCGCCGCCGACGACACCACCCCCGCGGCCGAGGACACCACCCCGGCCGCCGACGACACCACCCCCGCGGCGGACGACACCACTCCCGCCGCTGACGACACCACCCCGGCCGCCGACGACACCACTCCCGGGTCCGACGAGAGCAGCGCCAGCGCGTCCGCCTCCTCTTCCTCGACCGCCAC
Above is a genomic segment from Streptomyces sp. R21 containing:
- a CDS encoding chorismate mutase; amino-acid sequence: MSDVLDKTGARTDAAADVISGARERIDALDDRIIGLLQERMAVSAVIQEARISSGGRRVNLSREMEVLSHYSDALGKPGTSLAMILLELCRGRI